From one Nitrosococcus halophilus Nc 4 genomic stretch:
- the nadD gene encoding nicotinate-nucleotide adenylyltransferase — MTLHSKTFATNSPHPTAPIGIFGGTFDPVHFGHLRPALELLEQLPLAEIRFIPCRQPPHRQVPAASPGQRLAMLELAIAGEPRFFADDRELLRPGPSYMVDTLASLRAEQGSVPLCLILGTDAFRGLPKWHRWAELTELAHLLVMKRPGEPLPQEGELKHFLESRCICDPAQLAQQPRGLILPLEVTQLEISATRIRTLIGAGRSARYLLPDAVWDDIQQKRLYSAPLFMPEK; from the coding sequence GTGACACTGCATTCCAAAACATTTGCCACTAACTCTCCTCACCCTACGGCCCCCATAGGCATCTTCGGCGGTACCTTTGACCCTGTCCATTTTGGCCACCTGCGTCCTGCTTTGGAACTGCTTGAGCAGCTTCCCCTGGCCGAGATACGGTTTATTCCTTGCCGCCAACCCCCCCACCGCCAAGTGCCGGCGGCCAGTCCTGGGCAACGTTTAGCGATGCTTGAGCTTGCGATTGCCGGAGAGCCGAGATTTTTCGCGGATGATCGGGAGCTTCTCCGGCCCGGTCCCTCTTATATGGTGGATACCCTGGCCTCATTACGGGCGGAGCAGGGGAGTGTGCCTTTATGTTTGATCTTGGGGACGGACGCTTTCCGGGGACTGCCTAAATGGCACCGGTGGGCGGAGCTTACGGAACTGGCCCATCTTCTGGTGATGAAACGCCCGGGTGAGCCCCTTCCTCAAGAGGGTGAATTGAAGCACTTTCTAGAATCGCGCTGTATCTGTGATCCAGCCCAATTGGCGCAACAACCTAGGGGATTAATCTTACCTCTGGAAGTCACTCAGTTGGAGATATCTGCCACCCGCATTCGGACTTTGATTGGGGCTGGACGGAGCGCCCGCTACCTTCTTCCTGACGCTGTTTGGGATGATATTCAACAAAAACGCTTGTATTCTGCCCCCCTTTTTATGCCGGAGAAATAA
- the rsfS gene encoding ribosome silencing factor: MSAVELKELVVTALEALKGRDIQVLDVRELTDVVDYMVVASGASNRQVKALANEVVERCKAAGYRPLGVEGELHGEWVLVDMGDVVAHIMLPQVRAFYNLEKLWNVSPSPGVKEQQ; encoded by the coding sequence ATGTCAGCAGTGGAGCTCAAAGAATTAGTGGTCACCGCCCTAGAAGCCTTAAAGGGCCGCGATATCCAGGTCTTAGACGTGCGAGAGCTTACCGATGTGGTCGATTATATGGTAGTGGCTAGTGGGGCCTCCAATCGTCAAGTCAAGGCATTAGCCAATGAAGTCGTTGAAAGGTGTAAGGCGGCAGGGTACCGCCCCTTGGGTGTGGAGGGCGAGCTGCATGGAGAATGGGTGTTAGTGGATATGGGCGATGTCGTCGCCCATATTATGCTCCCCCAGGTGCGTGCTTTTTATAACCTGGAAAAACTCTGGAATGTCTCCCCTTCTCCGGGGGTTAAAGAACAACAATAA
- the rlmH gene encoding 23S rRNA (pseudouridine(1915)-N(3))-methyltransferase RlmH: MNIHVITVGQRLPSWIGEGYRDYARRLPQQCSLHLVEVATARRGKSGNPTQWQQDECRRLLAAIPANSQVIACDEHGESWTTEEVAKHLQTWMNEGRDVALLVGGPDGLAPLCLERATRKWALSALTLPHGLVRVILAEQIYRAFSLLNHHPYHRAS, from the coding sequence ATGAATATCCATGTGATTACCGTGGGGCAACGTCTGCCGAGCTGGATTGGAGAAGGTTATCGGGATTATGCTCGGCGCCTGCCGCAACAATGTTCCCTTCATTTAGTGGAAGTGGCCACTGCCCGGCGTGGTAAGAGTGGGAATCCCACTCAGTGGCAGCAAGATGAATGTCGCCGCTTGCTAGCCGCCATCCCTGCTAACAGTCAGGTGATTGCTTGTGATGAGCACGGAGAATCCTGGACTACCGAAGAGGTGGCCAAACACTTACAGACATGGATGAATGAAGGCCGGGACGTAGCCCTATTAGTGGGCGGGCCAGATGGCTTAGCCCCCTTGTGCTTAGAGCGGGCTACACGCAAGTGGGCCCTGTCTGCGCTTACCCTTCCCCATGGCTTAGTGCGTGTGATCTTGGCAGAGCAGATTTATCGCGCTTTCAGTCTTCTTAATCACCATCCCTACCATCGAGCTAGCTGA
- a CDS encoding Maf family protein, whose product MEILYCPFPPIALASASPRRQALLTQIGVEFKRLNVRVDESPQPGEMPASYVRRLAVAKAQAGWKQQLPPDQLPVLGADTAVVIDDNILGKPTDQAHAEAMLARLSGRSHQVLTAVALIDGGIQCQLSVSTVTFKPLTKAERQAYLASGEGLDKAGAYAIQGQAALFISYLEGSYSGVMGLPLYETGELLRSLLPRKEIAGE is encoded by the coding sequence TTGGAGATCTTATATTGCCCATTTCCTCCTATTGCGCTTGCCTCAGCTTCACCGCGACGCCAAGCCCTATTAACTCAGATTGGGGTTGAATTTAAACGCCTCAATGTCAGGGTGGATGAAAGCCCTCAACCGGGGGAGATGCCTGCGAGTTATGTTCGTCGTCTGGCGGTGGCCAAAGCCCAAGCAGGCTGGAAACAGCAATTGCCCCCAGACCAGTTGCCTGTCTTGGGAGCTGATACGGCGGTGGTCATCGATGATAACATTCTGGGCAAACCTACCGATCAAGCTCATGCCGAGGCTATGCTAGCGCGTCTCTCGGGTCGCAGCCATCAGGTTTTGACAGCCGTAGCCCTAATCGATGGCGGCATACAATGTCAATTAAGCGTCAGTACCGTGACTTTCAAACCGCTTACCAAAGCGGAACGCCAGGCCTATCTTGCCTCGGGTGAAGGGCTGGATAAGGCTGGGGCCTATGCCATCCAAGGCCAGGCGGCGCTGTTTATCTCTTATCTTGAAGGGAGTTATTCTGGAGTTATGGGATTGCCTTTGTACGAGACGGGAGAATTACTTAGAAGTTTGCTACCAAGGAAAGAAATCGCTGGTGAGTGA
- the rng gene encoding ribonuclease G gives MSEEILINVTPSETRVAVVENGVVQELYIERSSRRGWVGSIYKGRVSRILPGMQAAFVDIGLERAAFLHASDIRLPSGQMGDLESEVGVPSITSLLSEGQEVLVQVIKDPIGTKGARLTTQISVASRYLVYMPEMSGIGVSLKIEDEEERQRLKNLLASILLEDDQGGYIIRTVAEGAIADELQTDMEFLHRLWRTIKERSQTVKAGRVVHEDLSLVMRTMRDLVHERVERVRVDSRETYHKLVDFAEHFVPELLATLEYYQGERPIFDLYGIEDEIQKSLGRKVQLKSGGYLIIDQTEAMTTIDVNTGAFVGHRNLEETIFKTNLEAAQAICRQLRLRNLGGIIIIDFIDMEEEDHKRQVLRALEKGLEKDHAKTHISEVSSLGLVEMTRKRTRESLEQILCETCPTCGGRGTVKTVETVCYEILREILREARQFEASQYLVIAAQEVVDRLMDEESASVAELEAFIGKPIKFQAELLYMREQFDVVMM, from the coding sequence GTGAGTGAGGAGATTCTCATTAATGTGACGCCCAGTGAGACCCGGGTCGCTGTGGTTGAAAATGGCGTGGTGCAGGAATTATATATTGAACGAAGTAGTCGCCGGGGTTGGGTAGGCAGCATCTATAAGGGACGAGTGAGCCGCATTTTACCTGGTATGCAAGCCGCCTTCGTGGATATTGGTTTGGAGCGAGCGGCCTTCCTCCATGCTTCTGATATTCGATTACCATCAGGCCAGATGGGAGATTTGGAGAGTGAGGTGGGGGTCCCCTCCATTACCTCTTTGCTCTCAGAAGGGCAAGAGGTATTGGTGCAAGTGATTAAAGATCCCATTGGGACCAAAGGGGCCCGCCTGACGACTCAGATCTCTGTGGCTTCCCGGTATTTGGTCTATATGCCGGAGATGTCTGGCATTGGGGTTTCGTTGAAAATTGAGGATGAAGAAGAACGCCAGCGGCTTAAGAATTTATTGGCTTCCATATTGCTCGAAGACGACCAGGGGGGGTATATCATTCGCACGGTAGCAGAGGGAGCCATTGCAGACGAACTCCAGACGGACATGGAATTTTTGCATCGACTCTGGCGCACTATTAAAGAGCGCAGCCAAACCGTTAAAGCCGGCCGCGTCGTTCATGAAGATTTGTCTTTGGTGATGCGGACGATGCGTGATCTTGTCCACGAGAGAGTCGAGCGGGTTCGTGTTGATTCCCGCGAAACTTATCATAAACTGGTTGATTTTGCTGAGCATTTCGTCCCTGAGCTGCTTGCTACCCTGGAATATTATCAGGGAGAGCGCCCGATCTTTGATCTTTATGGTATTGAGGATGAAATCCAAAAATCCTTAGGCCGCAAAGTGCAACTTAAGTCGGGTGGCTATCTTATTATCGACCAGACCGAGGCCATGACGACCATTGATGTGAATACGGGCGCCTTTGTGGGTCACCGTAATTTAGAGGAGACCATTTTTAAGACAAATCTGGAGGCGGCCCAAGCCATCTGTAGGCAGCTGAGATTGCGCAACCTGGGTGGGATTATCATTATTGATTTTATTGACATGGAGGAAGAGGATCACAAGCGGCAGGTATTGCGGGCTCTAGAAAAGGGATTGGAAAAGGACCATGCCAAGACTCATATCAGCGAGGTTTCTTCCCTGGGATTAGTGGAAATGACCCGCAAGCGCACCCGGGAGAGCCTGGAGCAAATCCTCTGTGAGACCTGTCCTACCTGTGGCGGTCGGGGGACCGTCAAAACAGTAGAGACTGTCTGTTACGAAATCCTGCGCGAGATTTTACGAGAGGCCCGGCAATTCGAGGCAAGCCAGTACTTGGTCATTGCTGCCCAAGAAGTTGTGGATCGCTTAATGGATGAGGAATCCGCCAGTGTGGCCGAACTGGAGGCCTTTATCGGCAAGCCTATCAAATTCCAGGCAGAATTGCTCTATATGCGCGAGCAATTCGATGTTGTGATGATGTAA